DNA from Malus sylvestris chromosome 11, drMalSylv7.2, whole genome shotgun sequence:
CTGGCCCTCTAACAATGGCTCATCGAGCTTGTAGGATCTCGAACGCTCTCTCCACATCCTTCATGTAAGACTCTTACCTCTgcgaaaataattttttctttgcACTATCGAGATGAGAAAAACTTTTGATAAAGGTAGACCAACTAGGATAAATATCATCAGTTAGGTAGTAACCTAGCTCATACTTATTACCATTTACCTTGTACCGAAATTATGGTGCCCATCCATTGACAACATTTTCGAGCAAATGAGAAGACCAAAGAACGTTGATATCATTGTTTGATCCAGGAACGCCGAAGAAaacatgccaaatccatgtgtcATAAGACGCCACAACCTCGAGCACGATGGTTAGCTTGTTATGACAGCCATTGAATTGACTAGCCCAACCAGTAGGATAATTCTTCCACTCCCAATGCATACAATCGAGACTTCCTATCATGCTAGGGAATCCTTTTTTGTCTACTTTGCGTAAAAGCCTCTTCAAGTCTTCACGATTTGGGTTGTGGAGGTATGTGGCTCCATATATGCCTTCAATTGTCTTATAGAAGCGCTTCAAGTTCTCAATAGCAGTACTTTTTGCAAGTCGGCAATACTCATCAGTTGAGTTTATAGAGCACCCATTAGCTAGCATGCGAAAAGCAGATGTGAGATTCTGATGAGGTGATAGACCTTGTCGGCCTGCGGCATCTAGCCTCCTTGCAAAGTAGTGGTCATGATTGATAACTGCGTTCAAGATGCTTTCAAAATGCTCTCTCCTCATCCGAAACCGCCTCCAAAAATCATGAGCAGGAAATCTCGAACGCTCGATGAAATAATCTTTCATCATTTGGTCATGACACTTTTCTCTATCACGCTGCATATATGAACGCCCGTGACAGAACCACGATGGCTAGATTCTCCATGGTGCTCAGATTTCATAAACAAGTTGACAAGTTCAACTTCGGCGTTGTACAATTATGCATCTTTTATCACTCATTGATGTGATATTGAGGatttttaggaaacaaaaactctttgaaagttgaaagattggtgaatatagaggatgattgaaggTTGAAAGGTTGTGTGATCAACAAATATTGGACATATGtttatatagaggatgattgatgaaagttgaacggttggtgaaagttgaaagtttggtgtTAAACGGTTGGTGAATTAAAAATTTGgtgttgaacggttggtgaatTGAAAGTTAGCCCAAGGTTGAAAGATGGTGAAAGTTGAAGGCTTGCTTTGTgaaaaatttagtgatttttcaatatttatcggaatttaaatttttttagattaaaatgttcataaaattaatttacgttagtctatatatttatttatttttttaatttaatttaagaaaaaaaattgcctaagttcattctttaataatccggggctaaaattttaggccagaactgttggagtagaaaaattgtttctgggctaaaggctaaattttctgggctaaaatatttggcttttagcccaaccattggagatggtctaatagCTTAAAGGTCTTAACGCCTCTTTTTCTTTTACTGTTGCTTTTGTTAATTCAGGGTTATACAATTTGCAATTTACTATTGAATTATATTTGATACAATACAAGGTACAACAATAAATCAGTATGGTTCAATAATTATTTGGATTGTGATGATTCCTTTTATATTCTTGTGACTTGACATCAGTGTGTGAAATGTAGGTAAAAATGGTACAAGTGCCATGAAGATTATACAATTAACACAACATCGCCAACTCTTTCACTTAACTGCTTTATGAGAGCTTTCTCAGGTACTACCGCTCtatttctctattttgggaGATTTTTCTTTATTAAGACTAAACTCTACTCATTTGTTTGCATACACTATTCGAACCCTAAGTTATGTATTTACTCCATTCATTGTATATGCAATGTTAATTTTACACTCGTGCTCTTGTCAAAGTTGTTATGTATATTTGTTCGAGTCTTTATTGGTTAATTTTTGGCTTCTTGTATGGACTGTTGGAGACTCGTACATCTGGTCAAGTCTTTACTTGTTAACTTTTGGCTTGTTTTGTATATCTATTCACTTTTCTTGATTGAGATCAAATGTATATTCCCACCTATAGATCTATATGCTTATGTCCATGCATATAGAGAGAGGCAACAATTGTTGAGGCTCAAGCATTAAGGGCAGTAGTTCACTCCTTTGTTTGGAGGTGTCCAAAGAAATGTGAAGTCTTCAAGTGACAATGTTCTTGTTATTAGAGGCGTATTTGATACTTTGTGGGTAGTTTGGTATTTCTTTAGTATAACTTATCGATTTTGTTGTTAGCTTTAGTGTATAGTTTGTAGTACTTGAATCATGATTTTTTATGGAATTATTAAATCATAGTAAATGTgcaattttatatataaataatatatatatatatatatagtaaatgattttatatatttttttaggttttttagccaaaatggtccctgagatatgcataacacatcactttggaccctgagattgaaaatcaatagaaatggtcccttagattgtccaccatccattattttggtcattccatcaagtgtttcatagctcttggtcggaagtttgggcaattttcaaaactttgtaactcaatcgtttcttaaccaaattcgacccataatatatcaaaatgaagataggaaagtgtagaacaagattatacaaatttggaagcccaatggttgccaaaGATGGCCTGAAAATTCCaaatggttgccagagatggccggaaaatagcctgaaaggtgactggtccgcggAAAAACTGGAAATCTTactggaaactgggtaaattttaaatattcataactttttcaatacttaatgaaattgagtgatttaaaaacaaaaatcatacttctcgacaagacgaagagaatggtacctttcttgATGACTAACTTGCCGTGGTTTGGCaggaaaatagcttgaaagtggctgtcttggtctctag
Protein-coding regions in this window:
- the LOC126590467 gene encoding uncharacterized protein LOC126590467, encoding MQRDREKCHDQMMKDYFIERSRFPAHDFWRRFRMRREHFESILNAVINHDHYFARRLDAAGRQGLSPHQNLTSAFRMLANGCSINSTDEYCRLAKSTAIENLKRFYKTIEGIYGATYLHNPNREDLKRLLRKVDKKGFPSMIGSLDCMHWEWKNYPTGWASQFNGCHNKLTIVLEVVASYDTWIWHVFFGVPGSNNDINVLWSSHLLENVVNGWAP